From the genome of Streptomyces sp. NBC_01116, one region includes:
- a CDS encoding ribokinase, with the protein MHDNVPDDRYDLLVVGSANADLVIGVERRPAPGETVLGSDLAVHLGGKGANQSLAAARLGARTALLARVGDDDHGHLLLETQRAAGVDTDGVLVGGAPTGVALITVDPSGDNSIVVSPGANGRLTPEDVRAAAPLLAAARVISVQLEIPLDTVAETVRGRGPETRLVLNPSPPAPLPEEVLAACDPLVVNEHEARYILGDRAGESPHDWAPALLALGPRSVVITLGAAGALVADSRTESLDHLVSPKVEALDTTGAGDAFTAALAWRLGRGDDLREAAAFAVRVGAAAVTARGAQESFPTLEEVDAL; encoded by the coding sequence ATGCACGACAACGTCCCCGACGACCGGTACGACCTGCTGGTCGTCGGGTCCGCCAACGCCGACCTGGTGATCGGCGTCGAGCGCCGCCCCGCGCCCGGCGAGACGGTCCTCGGCTCCGACCTCGCCGTCCACCTCGGCGGCAAGGGCGCCAACCAGTCGCTGGCCGCCGCCCGCCTCGGCGCCAGGACGGCCCTGCTCGCCCGGGTCGGCGACGACGACCACGGACACCTCCTGCTGGAGACCCAGCGCGCGGCGGGCGTGGACACGGACGGCGTCCTGGTGGGCGGGGCCCCCACCGGGGTCGCCCTGATCACCGTCGATCCCTCGGGCGACAACAGCATCGTGGTCTCCCCGGGGGCCAACGGACGTCTCACCCCCGAGGACGTCCGGGCGGCGGCCCCGCTGCTGGCCGCCGCCCGGGTGATCTCCGTACAGCTGGAGATCCCGCTGGACACGGTGGCCGAGACGGTACGCGGCCGGGGGCCGGAGACCCGGCTCGTCCTCAACCCGTCCCCGCCCGCCCCGCTCCCGGAGGAGGTGCTCGCCGCCTGCGATCCGCTGGTGGTCAACGAGCACGAGGCGCGGTACATCCTCGGCGACCGGGCGGGGGAGTCCCCGCACGACTGGGCGCCGGCCCTGCTCGCGCTCGGCCCGCGCTCCGTCGTCATCACCCTGGGCGCGGCCGGGGCCCTGGTCGCGGACAGCCGTACGGAATCCCTGGACCACCTGGTCAGCCCGAAGGTCGAGGCGCTCGACACGACCGGCGCCGGGGACGCGTTCACCGCTGCCCTGGCCTGGCGGCTGGGCCGGGGCGACGACCTGCGGGAGGCGGCGGCCTTCGCGGTCAGGGTGGGCGCGGCGGCGGTCACGGCACGGGGGGCGCAGGAGTCGTTCCCGACACTGGAGGAGGTCGACGCGCTGTGA
- the rbsD gene encoding D-ribose pyranase, producing MKKSGILNRHLAGAIAELGHGDTVLVCDAGMPIPPGPRVIDLAFRAGTPSFAEVLDGLLDELVVEGATAAQEVRDANPEAAALLDGHFPWLEVVPHDDLKALTAAARLVVRTGEARPYANVLLRCGVFF from the coding sequence GTGAAGAAGTCGGGCATCCTCAACCGCCACCTGGCGGGCGCGATCGCCGAACTCGGCCACGGCGACACCGTCCTGGTCTGTGACGCCGGCATGCCGATCCCCCCCGGCCCCCGGGTGATCGACCTGGCCTTCCGCGCCGGGACCCCGTCGTTCGCGGAGGTGCTGGACGGCCTGCTCGACGAGCTGGTCGTGGAGGGCGCGACGGCCGCCCAGGAGGTCCGTGACGCCAACCCGGAGGCCGCGGCGCTTCTGGACGGTCACTTCCCCTGGCTGGAGGTGGTCCCGCACGACGACCTCAAGGCGCTCACGGCGGCGGCCCGCCTGGTCGTACGGACGGGGGAGGCCCGCCCGTACGCGAACGTGCTGCTGCGGTGCGGGGTCTTCTTCTGA
- a CDS encoding ATP-binding protein, which produces MITAPRSDRPHRGGNERQDGGSEAQDGAGPATSTRGRSRPRAFGLRTRLLAAYLLVAVVSAGTTSALTYREARNALLKTAQDTAVSTFRDQVQRTGWGLPVQEEGLEEVLRDLARTGKPRPWVVFAEYGTLRASSGENPVSTVITPELRRAASADRYGSFERVVKDGVPYLTIGMPTVFRTGPDSVLPTGLVLYAVMRMTDEQVNVDALLVAARNGALPGLAVALVPALIAARSVLRPVRELRRAARSMGSGRLDTRIQVRGTDELADLADTFNESAGQLERSVGELRDAEARARRFASDVSHELRTPLAGMLAVTEVLDQDADRLDADTAQAVRLVSAETGKLAVLVEDLMEISRFDARAAELNSDEIDVAEAVRKSLQTRHWSNDDRVRAELPTGIRARLDPRRYDIVVANLVGNALRHGDAPVTVRLRTEASSSGTQVLITEVADSGPGIPPASLPHIFDRFYKADAARSRSPGSGLGLAITLENVRLHGGAIRAGNLPGGGAVFTVEIPLRVEKDGG; this is translated from the coding sequence GTGATCACCGCCCCCCGGTCCGACCGCCCGCACAGGGGCGGGAACGAGAGACAGGACGGCGGGAGCGAAGCACAGGACGGCGCGGGTCCGGCCACGAGCACCCGCGGGCGCTCACGGCCCAGGGCGTTCGGCCTGCGTACCCGACTGCTGGCCGCCTACCTGCTGGTCGCCGTGGTCAGCGCCGGCACGACGTCCGCGCTGACCTACCGCGAGGCCCGCAACGCGCTGCTGAAGACCGCCCAGGACACGGCGGTCTCGACGTTCCGCGACCAGGTCCAGCGGACGGGTTGGGGGCTGCCCGTCCAGGAGGAGGGGCTGGAGGAGGTCCTGCGCGACCTCGCCCGCACGGGCAAACCGCGCCCCTGGGTGGTGTTCGCCGAGTACGGCACCCTCCGCGCGTCCTCCGGCGAGAACCCGGTCTCCACCGTCATCACCCCCGAACTGCGGCGGGCCGCGTCGGCCGACCGGTACGGAAGCTTCGAGCGGGTCGTCAAGGACGGCGTCCCGTACCTGACCATCGGCATGCCCACGGTCTTCAGGACCGGCCCGGACAGCGTGCTGCCCACCGGACTCGTCCTGTACGCCGTCATGCGGATGACCGACGAGCAGGTCAACGTCGACGCCCTGCTCGTCGCCGCCCGGAACGGGGCCCTGCCCGGCCTCGCCGTCGCCCTCGTACCCGCCCTGATCGCCGCGCGCAGTGTGCTGCGTCCGGTGCGGGAGTTGCGCCGCGCGGCCAGGAGCATGGGCAGCGGCAGGCTCGACACCCGTATCCAGGTACGCGGCACCGACGAACTGGCGGACCTGGCGGACACGTTCAACGAGTCGGCGGGGCAACTGGAGCGGTCCGTAGGCGAACTGCGCGACGCCGAGGCACGGGCGCGTCGCTTCGCCTCCGACGTCTCGCACGAACTGCGCACCCCCCTGGCCGGGATGCTCGCCGTCACCGAGGTCCTCGACCAGGACGCGGACCGCCTGGACGCCGACACCGCCCAGGCGGTCCGGCTGGTCAGCGCGGAGACCGGAAAGCTCGCCGTGCTCGTCGAGGACCTGATGGAGATATCCCGCTTCGACGCCCGCGCGGCCGAGCTGAACTCCGACGAGATCGACGTCGCCGAGGCCGTCCGCAAGTCCCTCCAGACCCGGCACTGGTCGAACGACGACCGGGTCCGCGCCGAGCTCCCCACCGGCATCAGGGCACGCCTCGACCCGCGCCGCTACGACATCGTGGTCGCCAACCTCGTCGGCAACGCCCTGCGGCACGGGGACGCGCCCGTCACCGTGCGCCTGCGCACCGAGGCGAGCTCCTCCGGCACCCAGGTGCTCATCACCGAGGTCGCGGACAGCGGCCCCGGCATCCCCCCGGCCTCGCTCCCGCACATCTTCGACCGCTTCTACAAGGCCGACGCGGCCCGTAGCCGATCGCCGGGCAGCGGCCTGGGGCTGGCGATCACCCTGGAGAACGTGCGGCTGCACGGTGGGGCGATCCGCGCGGGGAACCTGCCCGGCGGCGGTGCCGTCTTCACCGTCGAGATACCGCTCCGGGTAGAGAAGGACGGCGGATGA
- a CDS encoding response regulator: MPRVLLVEDDPFVREGVQLGLRRRGHDVRAAETGEEGLAALAEFRPDLLLLDLMLPGMTGVQVCRHVREHSQLPIIMLTARGDDFDVVIGLEAGADDYIVKPARPEVIDARIRAVLRRMDDGSTGRPAIEVYGDLTIDRVGLTVSKAGRLLTLAPSELRLLLHLSAAPEQVFSRQQLLENVWEHTFHADGRLVDACVARLRGKIEHEVGSPRYVQTLRGFGYRFGPL, translated from the coding sequence ATGCCCCGCGTGCTCCTCGTCGAGGACGACCCCTTCGTACGCGAGGGGGTCCAGCTAGGTCTGCGCCGCCGCGGCCACGACGTACGAGCAGCCGAGACCGGCGAGGAGGGCCTCGCCGCCCTGGCCGAGTTCCGCCCCGACCTGCTGCTGCTGGACCTGATGCTGCCCGGAATGACCGGCGTCCAGGTCTGCCGGCACGTCCGCGAGCACAGCCAGCTGCCGATCATCATGCTCACCGCGCGCGGCGACGACTTCGACGTGGTCATCGGCCTGGAGGCCGGCGCCGACGACTACATCGTCAAGCCCGCCCGGCCCGAGGTGATCGACGCCCGGATCCGGGCCGTGCTGCGCCGCATGGACGACGGCTCCACGGGCCGCCCGGCCATCGAGGTCTACGGCGACCTCACCATCGACCGGGTCGGTCTGACCGTGTCCAAAGCGGGCCGGCTCCTGACGCTCGCTCCCTCGGAGCTCAGGTTGCTCCTGCACCTGTCCGCCGCCCCCGAGCAGGTGTTCAGCAGGCAGCAGCTCCTGGAGAACGTCTGGGAGCACACCTTCCACGCCGACGGCCGACTGGTCGACGCCTGTGTCGCCCGGCTGCGCGGCAAGATCGAGCACGAGGTCGGCAGTCCGCGTTACGTCCAGACTCTGCGGGGCTTCGGCTACCGCTTCGGTCCGCTGTGA
- the murJ gene encoding murein biosynthesis integral membrane protein MurJ yields the protein MKQTSPTAHTAADRPEGEGAVSAPRGSAVMAAGSVVSRATGFARSAVVAAALGTIGPSADGYAVGNALPTIVYMLLLGGALNAVFVPELVRAAKEHPDAGAAYTDRLVTVCVVALLVITATAVWAAPAIVDVYTDYTGRQAAMTVALARYCLPQIFFLGLFTLLGQILNARGRFGAMMWAPALNNIVVMAVFGLYLALSLGGGDTLTPTGTALLGWGTTAGIAVQALALVPALRAARFRWRPRFGPRGSGLGRPLRAAGWLVLLVLANQAAYWVTTRLATDAGLGGGPGFGAYNNAYALWVVPHGIITVSVVTALLPRMSAAAADGNTTGLRHDVSHALRVCAAAVVPAACALLALADPVTSLVFGYGRTSAADTAAMAGILMAFAPGLIALSGQYVLSRAFYALSDTRTPFLLNLVIVVLNAGLSLAAAQLLPARWAVTGMAAAYSLALCAGWALTGRVLCRRLDVVRPLRRSSSAAAHARLLVAAVPATALGHLTALGAARAGALAAAVAGATTVVLTFALLARPLRLAELNALLLRVDRRRPRTRT from the coding sequence ATGAAGCAGACATCCCCGACGGCGCACACCGCCGCGGACCGTCCGGAAGGCGAGGGCGCGGTCTCCGCTCCGCGCGGCAGTGCTGTCATGGCCGCGGGATCCGTCGTCTCCCGCGCCACCGGTTTCGCCCGGTCCGCCGTGGTCGCGGCGGCTCTGGGCACCATCGGGCCGAGCGCCGACGGCTACGCGGTCGGCAACGCCCTGCCCACCATCGTCTACATGCTGTTGCTGGGCGGCGCGCTGAACGCCGTCTTCGTTCCCGAGCTGGTCCGGGCCGCGAAGGAACACCCCGATGCGGGCGCCGCGTACACCGACCGGCTCGTCACGGTCTGCGTCGTCGCCCTGCTGGTCATCACCGCGACCGCGGTGTGGGCCGCCCCCGCGATCGTCGACGTCTACACCGACTACACCGGCCGGCAGGCGGCCATGACCGTTGCGCTGGCCCGCTACTGCCTGCCCCAGATCTTCTTCCTGGGACTGTTCACGCTGCTCGGACAGATACTCAACGCACGGGGCCGGTTCGGCGCGATGATGTGGGCGCCGGCCCTGAACAACATCGTCGTCATGGCCGTCTTCGGGCTGTACCTGGCCCTGTCCCTGGGCGGCGGGGACACCCTCACACCGACCGGGACCGCCCTGCTCGGCTGGGGCACGACCGCGGGCATCGCCGTCCAGGCGCTCGCGCTCGTCCCGGCCCTGCGCGCTGCCCGCTTCCGCTGGCGGCCCCGCTTCGGCCCACGCGGCAGCGGACTGGGCCGCCCCCTGCGAGCGGCCGGCTGGCTGGTGCTGCTGGTCCTCGCGAACCAGGCCGCCTACTGGGTCACCACCCGGCTCGCCACGGACGCCGGCCTCGGCGGCGGACCCGGATTCGGTGCCTACAACAACGCCTACGCCCTGTGGGTCGTCCCGCACGGCATCATCACCGTGTCCGTGGTGACCGCGCTCCTGCCACGGATGAGTGCGGCGGCGGCCGACGGGAACACCACCGGCCTGCGGCACGACGTCTCCCACGCCCTGCGGGTCTGCGCGGCCGCCGTCGTACCCGCCGCCTGCGCGCTGCTCGCCCTCGCCGATCCGGTGACGTCCCTCGTCTTCGGGTACGGCAGGACCAGCGCCGCCGACACGGCCGCGATGGCCGGAATCCTGATGGCCTTCGCACCGGGACTGATCGCCCTGTCGGGCCAGTACGTCCTGTCCCGCGCCTTCTACGCCCTCTCCGACACCCGCACGCCCTTCCTGCTCAACCTGGTGATCGTCGTCCTCAACGCGGGCCTGTCCCTGGCCGCCGCGCAGCTCCTGCCGGCACGCTGGGCCGTCACGGGCATGGCAGCGGCCTACTCACTGGCCCTGTGCGCGGGCTGGGCACTTACCGGCAGGGTGCTGTGCCGCCGGCTCGACGTCGTACGCCCCCTGCGGCGGTCGTCCTCCGCGGCCGCCCACGCGCGCCTCCTGGTCGCCGCCGTCCCCGCCACCGCGCTCGGCCACCTCACGGCCCTCGGCGCGGCACGGGCGGGAGCCCTGGCCGCCGCCGTCGCCGGCGCGACCACCGTCGTGCTCACCTTCGCCCTGCTCGCTCGTCCGCTGCGGCTCGCCGAACTGAACGCGCTGCTCCTGCGTGTAGACAGGCGGCGGCCCCGGACCCGGACCTGA
- a CDS encoding lipid II:glycine glycyltransferase FemX, with the protein MSALLVPSSSSPVPRARNRAVALGTITPKTYRGFLASPEGRALGAGFLQCPSWAGVKEGWDSRLIGWGPDPEAGRLTEVALVLLRQFPGTRKYFAYLPEGPVADWSDPDVDDWLDPLLGHLRRAGAFAVRIGPSPAYRRWDAALLKPLTGPGRRLGDVLASEVDPLGSAVADRLRARDWRRCGGDGPAQSGDAQPRHVFRVPLAGRTTDDVWAGLNQEWRRNVRRARKEGVEVVVGSAADLPEFCRLLAMTERRDGFRLGRSLAYYERQYAALNTEEPGRMKLYLARHRGEVLAAHTLITVGRRAWYQTGASADHRREVRPSNALQWRMLLDAHALGADVYDMRGVASTLDPEERGYGLLRWKLGTGGQVVETLGEWERPLGGSANLALHRAFQAYLNRR; encoded by the coding sequence GTGTCAGCGCTGCTCGTGCCGTCGTCGTCCAGCCCCGTGCCCCGAGCACGGAACCGGGCCGTGGCCCTGGGAACCATCACCCCGAAGACCTACCGCGGCTTTCTCGCGTCCCCCGAAGGCCGGGCCCTCGGCGCCGGCTTCCTCCAGTGCCCGTCCTGGGCAGGCGTCAAGGAGGGATGGGACTCCCGACTGATCGGCTGGGGGCCCGATCCGGAGGCGGGCAGGCTGACAGAGGTGGCCCTGGTGCTGCTGCGTCAGTTCCCCGGTACGCGCAAGTACTTCGCCTACCTGCCCGAAGGGCCCGTCGCCGACTGGAGCGACCCCGACGTCGACGACTGGCTCGATCCACTCCTGGGGCACCTGCGCCGCGCGGGTGCCTTCGCCGTGCGCATCGGCCCGTCGCCCGCCTACCGGCGCTGGGACGCCGCCCTGCTCAAGCCGCTCACCGGCCCGGGCCGACGCCTCGGCGACGTCCTGGCCAGCGAGGTCGACCCCCTCGGCTCCGCCGTCGCCGACCGGCTGCGGGCCAGGGATTGGCGCCGCTGCGGTGGCGACGGGCCCGCGCAGAGCGGGGACGCCCAGCCCCGCCACGTCTTCCGGGTGCCGCTCGCCGGACGCACCACGGACGACGTATGGGCCGGTCTCAACCAGGAGTGGCGACGCAACGTGCGCCGGGCCCGGAAGGAGGGCGTGGAGGTGGTGGTCGGCAGTGCGGCGGACCTCCCCGAGTTCTGCCGCCTGCTCGCGATGACCGAGCGACGCGACGGATTCCGCCTCGGCCGCTCGCTCGCCTACTACGAACGCCAGTACGCCGCGCTCAACACCGAGGAACCGGGGCGGATGAAGCTGTACCTGGCCCGTCACCGGGGCGAGGTCCTGGCGGCCCACACGCTGATCACCGTGGGCCGCCGCGCCTGGTACCAGACCGGCGCATCCGCCGACCACCGCCGCGAGGTCCGCCCCTCCAACGCCCTTCAATGGCGCATGCTGCTGGACGCCCATGCCCTCGGGGCGGACGTCTACGACATGCGCGGGGTAGCCTCCACTCTCGATCCGGAAGAACGTGGTTACGGATTGCTGCGGTGGAAGCTCGGCACCGGTGGGCAGGTCGTCGAGACGTTGGGGGAATGGGAGAGGCCATTGGGGGGCAGCGCCAACCTCGCGCTTCACCGTGCCTTCCAGGCGTACCTGAACCGCCGATGA
- a CDS encoding Ig-like domain-containing protein, which translates to MSRSSRTPARIRARVRAAVAAALLAPLAACSSSAPPGAPAAEVTASPGDRPATVSVTPAGKQARAGEPVRVTVSGGSLTAVTVTDAEGRRLAGKVAADGRSWVSDRKSVPGTAYEVTAATRSAGGTARSARAGFTTAKAGKVNKVDWRPGAGTTVGVAQPISLVFDHPVGNRAEVEKHLRVTTSDDTEGSWGWMRDWSGRDRVDWRPRTYWKPGTEVRLDAELNGTDSGADGGWFVRDYTTSFTVGDRQIVEVDLDRHRLSLVRNGKTVRRIPVSGGTPGGDKRSWRGTAVLMAKEGTINMNSETVGLADAYDKMVDHSMRLTWSGMYAHAAPWNARHLGRANRSSGCIGMSDADASWFYGQVRPGDPFEITGKDTKGVVAPGNGFGAWNVSWTEWQGMSAVR; encoded by the coding sequence TTGTCCCGCTCGTCACGCACACCCGCACGCATCCGTGCCCGCGTTCGGGCCGCGGTCGCGGCCGCCCTGCTGGCACCGCTCGCCGCCTGCTCGTCGAGCGCCCCTCCCGGCGCCCCGGCCGCCGAGGTGACCGCGAGCCCCGGCGACCGCCCCGCCACGGTCTCCGTCACGCCCGCGGGCAAGCAGGCCCGGGCCGGTGAGCCCGTACGGGTCACGGTCTCGGGCGGCAGCCTCACGGCGGTGACCGTGACCGACGCCGAGGGCCGCCGGCTCGCCGGAAAGGTCGCCGCCGACGGGCGGTCCTGGGTCTCCGACCGCAAGTCCGTACCCGGTACGGCGTACGAGGTGACGGCCGCGACCCGGAGCGCCGGCGGAACCGCCCGGAGCGCCCGGGCCGGATTCACCACGGCGAAGGCGGGCAAGGTCAACAAGGTCGACTGGAGACCGGGCGCCGGCACCACCGTCGGCGTCGCCCAGCCGATCTCCCTGGTCTTCGACCACCCGGTCGGGAACCGGGCCGAGGTCGAGAAGCACCTCAGGGTCACCACCTCGGACGACACCGAGGGCTCCTGGGGCTGGATGCGCGACTGGTCGGGCCGGGACCGGGTGGACTGGCGGCCCCGGACGTACTGGAAGCCGGGCACCGAGGTCAGGCTGGACGCCGAGTTGAACGGCACCGACTCGGGCGCGGACGGCGGCTGGTTCGTACGCGACTACACGACGTCCTTCACCGTCGGCGACCGGCAGATCGTCGAGGTCGACCTCGACCGCCATCGGCTCTCCCTCGTACGGAACGGGAAAACGGTCCGCCGGATCCCGGTCTCCGGCGGCACGCCCGGCGGTGACAAACGATCCTGGCGAGGAACCGCCGTGCTCATGGCCAAGGAGGGCACGATCAACATGAACTCCGAGACCGTGGGCCTCGCCGACGCCTACGACAAAATGGTCGACCACTCGATGCGCTTGACCTGGTCGGGCATGTACGCGCACGCCGCCCCGTGGAACGCCCGCCACCTCGGCAGGGCCAACCGCAGTTCCGGGTGCATAGGAATGAGCGATGCCGACGCGTCCTGGTTCTACGGTCAGGTGCGGCCCGGCGACCCGTTCGAGATCACCGGCAAGGACACCAAGGGCGTGGTCGCCCCCGGGAACGGCTTCGGCGCGTGGAACGTCTCGTGGACCGAGTGGCAGGGGATGAGCGCGGTGCGCTGA
- a CDS encoding N-formylglutamate amidohydrolase, with protein sequence MSDQQPFTLIPGAADSPVLLHVPHGSRRIPRKVREGITLDDAALERELDHITDAHTAELAAAATAIAPAAPWRLVNDLSRLVVDPERLPDEREEMLAVGMGAVYTRTTHRERLRPPETDTAPLLDAYFHPYADAMTRAVEERIAAAGRAVIIDVHSYPTAPLPYELHGTGPRPPVCLGTDPFHTPPELLAAAEAAFGSRVGHDGLGHDTPFAGTYVPLRHYGTDRRVTALMIEIRRDTYMSEPGGPAGPGLHMLAGALAELVAVLSRPAASGR encoded by the coding sequence GTGAGTGATCAGCAGCCGTTCACGCTCATCCCGGGAGCCGCCGACTCACCGGTCCTCCTCCACGTCCCGCACGGCTCCCGCCGCATCCCGCGGAAGGTGCGCGAAGGGATCACGTTGGACGATGCCGCCCTGGAGCGCGAGCTCGACCACATCACCGACGCCCACACCGCCGAACTGGCGGCCGCGGCGACGGCGATCGCCCCGGCCGCCCCGTGGCGCCTCGTCAACGACCTCTCCCGGCTGGTCGTCGACCCGGAGCGCCTCCCGGACGAGCGGGAGGAGATGCTCGCCGTCGGCATGGGCGCCGTCTACACCCGCACGACCCACCGCGAACGGCTCCGGCCACCGGAGACCGACACGGCCCCTTTGCTGGACGCGTACTTCCACCCGTACGCCGACGCGATGACGAGAGCGGTCGAGGAGCGCATCGCCGCCGCCGGCCGGGCGGTGATCATCGACGTCCACTCGTACCCGACCGCGCCCCTCCCCTACGAACTGCACGGCACCGGCCCCCGCCCTCCCGTCTGTCTGGGCACCGATCCGTTCCACACCCCGCCGGAGCTTCTCGCGGCGGCCGAGGCGGCGTTCGGGAGCCGGGTCGGTCACGACGGTCTCGGACACGACACCCCGTTCGCGGGTACGTACGTCCCCCTCCGGCACTACGGCACGGACCGCCGGGTCACCGCGCTGATGATCGAGATCCGGCGCGACACGTACATGAGCGAACCGGGCGGTCCGGCGGGGCCGGGGCTCCACATGCTGGCCGGGGCGCTGGCCGAACTGGTGGCCGTGCTGAGCCGACCGGCTGCCTCCGGTCGGTGA
- the sph gene encoding sphingomyelin phosphodiesterase: MPNTAFRRLTGVALSAALATATLAVNAPQAAAAETPSLRVLSYNAFIFSKTLYPNWGQDHRAAEIPKTSFFRGNDVVVIQEAFDNGASDALLRNSASQYPYQTPVVGRSKSGWDATGGSYAAATPEDGGVTILSKWPIVRKEQFVFKDACGGDWFSNKGFAYTVLNVNGARVHVVGTHAQSTDPGCSAGQAAQVRSKQFQQMDAFLDAKNIPASEQVVVAGDFNVDGHSAEYASFLSDAGLSTPESRTGHAYSFDTRDNSIASERYPDDPREDLDHVLHRTGHAKPAGWKNDVVKEQSAPWTVSSWGKNYTYTNLSDHYPVIGSGQ; encoded by the coding sequence GTGCCGAACACCGCGTTCCGCCGCCTGACCGGCGTGGCCCTGTCCGCCGCCCTCGCCACCGCCACCCTCGCCGTGAACGCACCGCAGGCGGCGGCCGCCGAGACCCCGTCGCTGCGGGTGCTCTCGTACAACGCGTTCATCTTCAGCAAGACCCTGTACCCCAACTGGGGCCAGGACCACCGGGCTGCCGAGATCCCGAAGACGTCGTTCTTCCGGGGCAACGACGTCGTGGTGATCCAGGAGGCCTTCGACAACGGGGCCTCCGACGCGCTGCTGCGGAACTCCGCCTCCCAGTACCCGTACCAGACCCCGGTGGTCGGCCGCAGCAAGAGCGGCTGGGACGCGACGGGCGGCTCGTACGCGGCGGCGACGCCGGAGGACGGCGGCGTCACGATCCTGAGCAAGTGGCCGATCGTGCGCAAGGAGCAGTTCGTCTTCAAGGACGCCTGCGGCGGCGACTGGTTCTCGAACAAGGGCTTCGCCTACACGGTGCTGAACGTCAACGGCGCCCGGGTCCACGTCGTCGGCACCCACGCCCAGTCGACCGACCCCGGCTGCTCGGCGGGCCAGGCGGCACAGGTACGCAGCAAGCAGTTCCAGCAGATGGACGCGTTCCTCGACGCGAAGAACATCCCCGCCTCCGAACAGGTCGTCGTGGCGGGCGACTTCAACGTCGACGGGCACTCGGCGGAGTACGCCTCCTTCCTCTCCGACGCCGGCCTGAGCACACCGGAGTCCCGGACGGGCCACGCGTACTCCTTCGACACCCGCGACAACTCCATAGCCTCCGAGCGCTACCCCGACGACCCGCGCGAGGACCTGGACCACGTCCTGCACCGCACGGGCCACGCCAAGCCGGCGGGCTGGAAGAACGACGTGGTCAAGGAGCAGAGCGCCCCCTGGACGGTGTCCAGCTGGGGCAAGAACTACACGTACACGAACCTCTCCGACCACTACCCGGTGATCGGCTCCGGCCAGTAG